ATTTCTCGTCTGTAATTTCGTGTGTTGAAATCCCCTATTGTAGGTATGTCGAATACACAAGCACATATGGTGGTGAGCGGCAATCaccactatattatatgtataccttaAGCATTATATTACGATGTGGAAGAAAATAATCTtaagttttacaaaaataaaaatatacgatagataattttttttttgtaaataaccaTCAATAATAATCGAAACAACAGAATCAAAtttgatcaatattttattagtcttagttacttttagattctgagtggagcgatgaatatatattgatttgttttttgtgTCTAATTTGACCATAGTatttttggagcagtaaaaataatcaaatcttAAACTTTGAGAGAGATATTTAGTACGACgtagatagtagataggtaGTTTAACCCAAAAATGTCTCAATAGTAAAAACGGGAATTCTTTCGTAAACTCAGATTTCGAcaaaaatcaaatgttttttatgttttaatttagaaatgaatatttttttcaacaaatatttatacaaggataatttataattttgataaaaatttcaaaatattatcgctGCTTCtatgctatttatagacatttgaaatgttATCGATTTatgcatgataatattttattggatacctaataagttaaaaaacatacaaatttaatacaagttttctcataagtttttcttacaaatattcaaaaaatatcaaaaaatacactatcaattcttttttataagcatataaagtttaaattattatgagggATTGAAGTTCAATTTTGACGACATTAATTCAAGATAATTTATATTCGTAACATTAAACGTAAGCTAATGATTTctcctaaaataatttttgttattttgttgttattcataatttcataattttttttgaaaataatatttcaccatcactaaaataaatatgattatcaATACAGaactaaatttacaaaatatttattcttaatttaagctattaaaataggcattttaatttttgaaattttgaaataagtGTTAAAATTGATTAGCTGGGTCAAAaagtttgtaaatttaaataaatgtcttgcataagttattcatatttaaatttaaaattactacacaggtacaatgtttttatagtttatttatattactaaagtattagtaataactaataaatgtattgtttttgttgGTAATAccgtattaattgtttattatttcgtagcactagttttaaataaactgaaaaaaagatgaaaatattaaagtttaaatgtctATTTAAATTACACAGacaaatccaaaatattttgaaaattatacctaCACCATCTTtaaaaaatgctattataaaatataaatatttggtgaaaatttcaaaactcTGTAGCGGttgttcaaattataatataggtacttaccagcAATATGCCAAAGCAAGCAGAAAGCCcgtatagataggtataataaacattgaaCGGCGATATAAATATGGAACATGCTGTGGACCGACAAAGTTATCCCACTATCAGACAACGCCAATATTTGATTTCgttttcattattcattattataaaaaagaatagttaaataaatttattattaaaaataatataattgttgtttataatatgataccaataaaaatattggtaatgGTGGTTTCTGATAGTGGGGCACTTTTGagagaacgaaaaaaaaacgcaaTAAACCTTGGCGATCTTTTGACACAAGCTTAGCGGCTCGTCACGTGCATTTTTCGGCACAGTCACGGGTCACGAGCCGAGCCGCGAGCCGAGCCACGCGTCGTTGGAAGCCGGCTTTTTCATATACAACGCGCGGttcatatttacaatttagtgattataatataaagcagGATTTCTAACCGAAACTCTCTCAAACCCGTCCCGACCCGCGTCACCCCATCCTAACCTTGTCGATGAACTCGAGCGACACGCTCACGTCATTGACGCAGTGCCGGGCCAAAGCCAACAGGGTGGGTGACTCGGCCGTAGACGGTATGTGCAGCGTCCGGTTCCGGTCCTGCCGCCGTTTCATGCGCAGCGACGCTTTGATGTCGCGCGTGCCCAGGTTAACAGCGGCCGCTCGGTCCTTGTCCGTGTACACTTCTTCGAGCAGCCTGGACCGCGAGTCGCGCTTGTGCCGCTTGGCCCAGCCGCCACCGAAACCGCTACCACCTCCGCCAACACCGCCACCGACGCCTGCTCCGCCGCCGGTGCCCGATTTGCGCGTCTTGAACTCTTCGGTCAGCTCGTCGAACGTCGTGGtcgcaccgccgccgccgccgcctccaaAAGAACCGCCACCTCCGCCACTACCTCCACCTCCAGCAGcagcaccaccaccaccaccacccctACGACGCCCATGACGCCGGCCCGCGGCCACCCTGCAGCCCTTTCGACCGGGACGCCCGGCGCCCGATACACCGTGGCCGTCGCCTACGCCCGCACCGACGCCGACCACGTAACCCGTCGCTCCGGCTACATCGTCCGAATCCGATTCACCTCGGCCGACGCCACCTCCGACTCCGCCGACGCTCACGCCGTTCCCCTCGCTgccgcctccgccgccgccgcagtcgtCCGACTCGTCCGACTTGCCCACCCGAACGTAGCTCTGCATCATCTCCGAGTCGCGGGTCATCTGCAGTATGTCCTTGGCGTGATCGGTCCTCGGCTGTATGTCACCCGACGTGTCGCCCAGCCCGGCCATGATGGCGACGACTCGACTGCGATCCCCGCACGAACGTCACTCTCGAAATTTGGCCGGCGCGGAAGGGCTCGCGGCCGGAGAGACTTGtgcgtcgttataatattattatagacaacgGCTATAACGACGCCGATACGCGCGCGAGTTGCAGGATGATGGTATAGCCCGAGGCCGATAACGGTACAcgcgtaagtatattatatcaggTGTGTGCACTGGCGGTGTGATTGGAAAAGGCGATGAAAAAAATGTCGATTCAACACCTCCGTGTCGTAGCCATAGTAACCACGCCTAGCCGCACCTCAAATGCTTATAACGCTTAGTACGGTTCGTCACTGTGCACATGTGTGTGAGTGTACTTGtgcatatgtgtgtgtgtgtgtacgtgtgtgtacgtgtgtgtacgtgtgtgtacgagtgtgtactgtgtatacgCGTACACGTGTGTGTGTACATGTGGTGACGGGTATAGCGTGCGACGGTGTTAAATTACAACGGAATCggaaaaaatcgaatttatttTTCCGTCTCTACAcgattaggtattatattattaaagtaggtataatgtaatattgtcatGGCATGGTGGTACCCGATTAAAAgtgttgaattataatattatacaatatctcGTTGACGACGACCTTGCGAATTACCACCGCCGCAGTATTATAGTCACGCGTCATAAAACACTTCTCAATTTTCGAATATATAATACACGCAcacatacatatgtatatatgatcTATGGCCTAGTCCCTAAGGTGTCGTCACCCGTATAGGTGAAGGGTAGGAGGGAGTTATCCCCCCTTGTactgttttaattataagtGTAAAATAGTCACGTAGGTAATAATACACTGTTAgatgaaaattattgtttttagtttaaatattcaattctatCAATATAGAATCATCaaaagtctataaaaaaaacttggctaggtacctatatatattttggattttttttttatttctttaacttataaaattaaaaagtgatcacaataaaatgaaatatgtgTCCTGGTAAGGCACAGTGTTTGGCTTCAGTCACAAAGTGTTCTGACTTCTGAGTGCCAGCACCAGCCGGtgtcactagttcccggatgggtgaccacctggGTTTTAGTGACAAGTCCTTGCCacacatttaatttaatgatataatatcatggcATACGAATACTAaaaatacgattctgagcgaagacagcaCGTCAGctatattacaaagtatattttaacttttaagatattataatttctataatgcAATTAaagacatttatatataacgGTAATCGATTATAGGTTCCCCAAAATTCCGGGAAATTACCGGTTTTCGATAAAAACAGGTAACCGGTTTCACGCCCTGGGTAATACCTACGTTAGGTTGAATTAATTCCAAAAACATTGCtattgaaaatatcattataatatgatgtaatatgtataaaatataataaacaactttaaaagatttaaatagcaaaaactcaaataatatttttaatttacaaaaaatataatttaaatttaaattttctgtttaaatatctattcatttgttcaaatttgaacttaaaatatctattgaaaAAGActgtatttatgtaatttttagatattttagatacagtattaaatacttataagaaacctcgttttaaattttcaatccttaagtataaaattgaacgttttatacattttaagctacaaaataatttgcaaataatatttatttgtcaacattgtaattttaaatacctacaaaaaaaattatacctatgtatctttaatattttcgaactgtaataataaaactaataaggaaccttaatttaaaatctcgaatcttaaatataaataaaacttttttatcgacatttatagagaaaaactaaaaaaaaagtgttccCACTTTGCTCTACGGTAGGTTGCAAGTGAGTGACCGTaattgatggtgttaaatttaaattcaatgatatcatgcGCCATTAACAACTGAGTGACTGACAATGACACAAAACAAGATGTTAGACAGAACACGtcaatgaattatataatatataatataatataatatatactcatgtatattatataggccaGTGCTTGGTAGAAACACGTTCAAAAGAACTCGCCCCAATAATTTCGTTCAATTTTCAAGAAATTAACGgcaacatttaaatgtatataataattattataattctttgGAGGAACAtgaacgattttatttattccttttttcgtttatttatatttttataaatataggaaaataattttttttttagaaacttgGACAATTTAATGAGTTaggcatataatttatttaagttataaacgacaataaatgataatattgacaATGTTTACAACATTTCGTGTCAGTCACGGTGCGGCCGGTCTGCCGGTCTTAACTTGtatgaaataaacaaattaaacattttaaaagcaaaacaactacctaatacctaattaaacagTGTATTACTACAAATTATcttaatacagttttaaaattattgaggaacgaaaaatgtattttatttaagaatgaGGAAAGAAACTAGGTAAGTATTTTCTTTCTTTAATCCTGGAACGAGAAAGATTTAGTTCCTTTTTAACAAGATGAACCTTTCTCAAAAGGTTTTTAAAAGAACTTTTCaagtatttatataggtatgagTGTGTTCGAACTGGCTACGTGAAGTCTTCACTGGAAAATCTATTCTTACATAAATTGACCGAAAAAATGCATGATGAAGCTTTAATGATtgttagtattaatttatatataaattattataaaatattgttttacgacTTCGGTCCGcacttgaataataaataattattgtagcgatgacttttgtatttaatagtacatattattacgtatacatacacaaattaattgatatgttaataataataattattatttattattaaaaatattgacagttattttatttattcagaaAACATTGAACTTATTACACCTATTGTATCTAGGtacattaaactattttaacctTTATTAGAGGATTAAAACTTAATGAATAGAATATCGTGAAAAAATGTGTCCTGCAGTAGAAACACTAAAAACCTCTTTTCgttctaattaaaaattttaaatggaaattaATTTGGAACACAAATTTGTAATGTCATAAATTACAACTTACAAATTCATAAcagaataaattcaaaatattttgaaattcatagTTACGCGTTGTTTTGATATATGACgtgtattttaacttttaatttgtttatagtttaCTGCAGCCCATGTTTTGAGTTGCATGGTGTTGTAAAAACCTTTTAAAAAGTACTTGAGCACTGAGTAATAAAGCATTTTAAATACCACttataaatgcttttaaaaatacctaataaatgccGATTTAAATTAACTCAAAAAGACAATGAGTCCTCTACGACTGAAATTTGTATAAGTCTGAGAGAATAACTATGCAATGATTAATCTATatgtttaatgattaaaatgaaagttttttttttaatttttaattttaacttgaaactgtttaaaaataaaaatttcttttcttttaaatcaattgtttattttaatatacatttttaacatgatttaaagttataataaatttggtCATAACTCGTATAAAAATAAGAGCAAtgcaaataaacaaaaatatatatggatatattttataatgtttttaattacttaatagtaacaaaaaaaaggtcattatgtgtatttttatgaGATAGCTAATGGTGTTATTTTAAGGTTGATGGTTTATTATCaaatctgattttaaataacaacaataaattaacaactaCAATATTTACCGCTGTATATTGACGAATGGCTTTTTCATAGTTTTCCATTTTACAGTATACTAACGCTTCGTCTTGTAAAAGTATTCGTAGACTGTCGTCCGCGTTATCTAAATTCCCTTTCTTTTTTTTGTGCCttgacttattttttttcttactggTCATCCTAAAATAtacattcaacataatattatgtaagcaaataaaaatgcaagcagtacattttattgtaagcAATACAAGTTGACTGCCCTACCAATTTCACTGATCTGGCAACGAACACCTTGAGTATCATGCACAATGTGCACGTAGTATAGTTTGTAGTTTTATGAAATTGGGTTGAGTATCATATATAATactcagtttttttttagtatttctgGCGTAGGAATTTCCctagatataaataaacaaataatctcAAAAAATGTTGTGTATCATAAATGATACCCAAGACGAAATTGGCaagtatagataaaatattaaggtaAATAGTGGAAAGTTTTGAGTGTATCACATTATATGATACTCAAGGCAGTCAACTTGTTAAGGGACACAATAGATGGTACAAGTTACATCAGTTATATCAGTATTATATCAGTTAGacccagtggcgtatttacgagGATGGATCCCTTTCGTGACCTTTTACTTTATTTGCATCTCAAATAAATGTatctttagtataatattatagaaaaaacacGCTGTATGTAGGTAATTGTCAGTTGGCGTACATACAACTGTATAAGAGGACACTATACACCCACtttataggtacgtaataaaaCACGTTCACGCTCTATGACTCCTTTGTAGAATTCAatctaataaacaaaattgtttattaaacaaaGCGACGGTAGGTTACGtcaataaatgcaataaattataataaattctgaTTCTGAGAAAATATAAAGATGggatattctaaatatttatactattcgtttttagaacataatacgtatataataataacgtttcagcttcaatatttgaattttagacTTTTCACGGTTATACCTAGTTTTAAATTACTGTGAGTTGGCGATTTTATTGCAATTCCAGTACCTCTAACATActcaatagtaaatattattactatattattatattaattttacaatcgtAAATCTCTGTTGTAGGCACCTATTATAATCAACAATTATCCATAGATACATTTAAGTTTATGATAGTTAATTTTCGTTGTTACAATTGTAAAATAGCAATATTTTTAAGGTGTTATAACATAACAACAGTAGAACAGTACTTTCTACAGTAGAACTAGGTAtcaatataatctaatataaaatcgaaaattacgtatattatatgaataataatttttgatttgaaagcgaatattttgttttataaatgtgtAGAACTTTTAAAGtgattacctataattatataaatcgaaACAAATGATTAAATACAATCCGCATTAtccaatatttgtttaaattaggtAGTTATAGACCACAATTATTTACAAGAAATTTCTGAAATGAATTACTCGTGGTAGGGAAAATTgggaatacataatatataaaatttaaacgcATAGGCTATAAGCGTCACAAGCCGCCCACCCcccgaccaaaaaaaaaaattaaattcgtgTCTGTATGATGCTACtaggaaatgtttttttttttaatgtaatgaatTTAAGATAGCACTAAAATgtgtaataacaaaattaacaataccCACAACGTTATTCTTTGTTGAGATTTCTCTCGTTGTTAGACATCCGACCTCATTACGTATCCTGcttacaagtattttttttttagtctcaatggatattttattaatgttttatatcttttaagctttgtaaaatatattttgtcttatTTCAAAGTTGATATAAACTAGTGTTATATCTCATACAAGAAAAAGGTTGGAAAGTTAATGTCTCGACCATTAAggaataataacttattatatccATGTAGTTTGCTACTGCACAGTCATCAAAACGCACCAACttgaaaacttattttttaatataatcttataagtgtcgttttttgaaaataaaatccacaATAAATGGATAAGTCCAACAAGTATTGTTGGTggatattttggtttattatagtaatttatagtaacttttagaaaaaattatgttgCTGTGGACCGATTGTTATTTGGTAATGCATGAATGACATaactagtttatatatatatatataatattatatatatatgtgttgtgtgtattaccattgattttatgatttattatatctatctaTTGTatctcacaatatttttaactttttttgaaataataataataataataataatttatggttacaTGTGCCATTTTTATGTgcatatgtttattgtttacgcATAAATGCATGGGTTCCTGCATGAGAACCAATCAAACGACATACCaactttatatataagtatactatgatagttaattaatttttaaaaactatagaaaACTCCCATGAACCTACTTCATAAAGCTTTCTAAAACTTTATATCATTATCCTTCAAAcgatataaacataaatatgataatattatgatacctagttaataaattttcaaaaactatagAAAACTACCATGAACCTACTTGATAAGCTTCCTAAAactttatttacctaattatgaatttaaagttttgatttattatttttaaatgtaagttatttaatatCGAAAATCCGTTAGCTATGATCgtcccagcccccccccccccccacccataaaaaaataaacatcgatttgactataataaaaacttagaaTAAATCGGAGAATTCGAATACACATACAAGTGTAAGTGTACACATATagcatataatgtatattatagtgctTAAGTGCATGTGTATGTCACATAAAAATCTTAcgctgaatgttcatattatttagaATGATGGCATACGGTtataccatatacctatactatacgctatattatattatgtattatgtagagACCTATCTTAAACATAAATCCTGGTGAATCCTTCATCAGTGGACAGTATAATTCATTAActgtcaaaataaatattatatacacacttgctgatgtttcaataaaaacaaataaaaaaatcataataatatgtatggtacgtgacattgaaatttaaaatggtcTATAAATTCCACATTATAGGGGTGTATATGTCATGCACGCTTTTTTCCGCCAaaagttaggtacctaatgaaATTGAGAAGTTTGCGTGTGCACGTATTAGAGATCAGACATTTTAAACTACACACCAAAAcaggaattgataaaatgttaataggATTTGTttcaattaatgaaaaatccaAAATGATTTTACCCACAATggttattatagtgttattaattattaccaatcATCCTTGGGTTGTGTTTAATGAGTTTTGCGTGCttcaatttgttttgtttttacttgtAATGAAGTTGAAAACTTTTACGTGCAACGAAGTACATGGGTACGAACTgctgtatacaaataatt
This genomic window from Metopolophium dirhodum isolate CAU chromosome 1, ASM1992520v1, whole genome shotgun sequence contains:
- the LOC132936973 gene encoding keratin, type I cytoskeletal 9, giving the protein MAGLGDTSGDIQPRTDHAKDILQMTRDSEMMQSYVRVGKSDESDDCGGGGGGSEGNGVSVGGVGGGVGRGESDSDDVAGATGYVVGVGAGVGDGHGVSGAGRPGRKGCRVAAGRRHGRRRGGGGGGAAAGGGGSGGGGGSFGGGGGGGATTTFDELTEEFKTRKSGTGGGAGVGGGVGGGGSGFGGGWAKRHKRDSRSRLLEEVYTDKDRAAAVNLGTRDIKASLRMKRRQDRNRTLHIPSTAESPTLLALARHCVNDVSVSLEFIDKALELSPNDKTALVSRSKCYLLLGQPRLALKDAEVALNEDSTYLKAIYQKAEALYHLGDFEHSLVFYHRGLHVRPELEQFRLGVQKAREAIENAIGKMKDTAVVIQQVGWGDKRQATTTGTVNGGGSRGSTPAVTGSTTRHKDAAASAATTKSQSKMLLRELCVDKDYLEHLTIDPNIVSAIQENDNYILSEAKDGISFLNGREEFWKQQKLVN